Below is a window of Chelmon rostratus isolate fCheRos1 chromosome 23, fCheRos1.pri, whole genome shotgun sequence DNA.
TCCCTGTGTTTCATTGATGACCTTTACCCACAAGATACAGGAGTGTACTGGTGTGAGTCTGGAGCTGGAGAGTGCATCAACGCCATCAACATCACTGTGACCAGTGGGTTTAACCATCTGCCGCCATTACATGTGAAAGAGCGCCCCAGTAGGAGGAAAAACACGAGTAACAGtaatgctagcagctctgtgaggccgtgcatgtgctgctttgagctaaatgctaaagtctGCATGCAAACAAGCATAATGCTAGCATGCAAATGTTTGGTAGGAAGAATGTTTGCAATGTTCTTCATCTTAgaagttagcaagctaacatttgTAATTAGCAATAAGCAAAAGGCACAGTTGAAACCGATGGAGTGTCAATGACGCTTGGCTATTGGTCGACCAACAGACCGACTGCCATCTCTGCAGTCATGATGCTAGCAAAAACAAAGGAGTTTGGGTAACTGTAGTTAATCCATACAAAAGTATAAAAAGgacaatttgctgttttatatggGATCATGTGCCGGACTAGTTCTTGGATTAAGCTAGGTCCCGGCTCCATCATGTGATCTAGGCTGGCCTTTTTGCAggagtgcagctttaaggctTCTTCTGCTTTGAACTAGTTTCTGATATTTCTGCTGGTCTCGCTCAGCCGGCTCAGTGATCCTGGAGAGTCCTGTACTTCCTGTGCCGGAGGGAGAAGCTGTGACTCTGCGCTGCAGAAGCAAGACAAACTTGACCTCCAGTCTCACGTCTGAATTTTATAAAGATGGCCTCCCCATcggcagcagctccacaggaaACATGACCATCCTCAGTGTTTCCAAGTCTGATGAAGGTCTCTACAAGTGTAACATCTCTGGAGCTGGGCAATCAAAAAACAGCTGGCTGGCTGTGAGAGGTGAGATGAGCTTCAGCCATGTTGCTATTGTCATCTTTAAATATAAGGGTGCTTTttgcctagcttagcacaaagcctggCAACCATATAGACAATGGTGTTGGTTTGCATTGAGGTCAAACTGTGGTTTTTCTCATCTGTTGTTTTGAAGCTGGGCATCCTGAGTCTTTTCACTCATCTCTTGCACACATTCTACTTCCTGTGGTGGGTGTCTGCGTCTTGCTGGCCTTGGTTTCTCTGTGCCTCTGGAGGATCTACAAAGGTCAGCCTGTTTTCGTGTAAACAACATGGCATTTTCAGCATTACCTGCACCAAGGgaataaaatcacataaaacacCTATTTAAAGCAAATTATAGTTCCTTTTAAACTATAACACACAAGATAATAGAAATATTTTATAGGATAAGTCGACCGatattcagtttctttttcaaatccttgcaaatatcaaaaccaacaatgaattttTCAGGTGGTCATGTATCTGAAGACTGtagcctatatatatatatatatatatatatatatatatatatatatatatatatatatatatatatatatatatatatctccacaaacacatacatacaaaacacacaaacacaccacacgTTTGCGCCATCTGACATATTCGTTCGTTACTCAATCACTCAGACCCACATACGCCGTCATGTGGCTGTAAACGCTCAATAGAGGACCAAATGTGTATTagtcacagctgaaaatagtccccccACCAATGCACAATGTACTCCTTGGCTAAAAACCacagtgtccagctgttttaggaaattactgagccaCACATCAGAGTAATTAGCGAACTAGCTCTTCACAATGCACAAAAGTAACATATCTATTACGCGTACAAAGCAGCATggacagagataaagagaaatgaTGTAAATAACTGAatctttcatgtcttttattAGAACTTCATTACGCCTTTTAAATTCCTGAACGAGTTGTGTTAAACACACTTCAAACAAAAGGTGAAAGCTCAGAGTGTCACCACCTGCGTAGTCCTGAcataataagataataagatCCATTCAGTCTCTCTTTTCATGTTTAGTAAAGCGACTAAAGGCTTTGTGTTTCACTGACATCAGTGGGAGGTGGAATCATGTACATCTGGTTTCTGGTGTCCCTCAAGCAGATGTGGTGATTGAATCACCATGAAGAAGTCATCAACCGACTTCTTCATGGGAACGGACATGAAACACACCCTCATTCCTCTTGGTTCCTGACACCATTATATTTGAAGGGACGCCCACAGCTTCAGATTCTGTTTCCATTAGATTCTGCAGGTCTGTTATTGAATACCTGTGAGTAAATACAGATTGAACATGAATATTTCCCACAGGATGTTAACTTACATAACAAATTTACCGTTTTAATGTACGCGAACATACTGACTTTAACCCAGACTCCAAGTGGTTTAGGTGCCGAAAACTAACCACACAACAACCATGTGacattaaccacatgtttatCATCGTCA
It encodes the following:
- the LOC121626687 gene encoding low affinity immunoglobulin gamma Fc region receptor II-a-like; translation: MEIAALCAIVASVRVIPSSTQFFQYESLTLSCGDSSEWKVKRSTSTQSNKECSVWGRRNESLCFIDDLYPQDTGVYWCESGAGECINAINITVTTGSVILESPVLPVPEGEAVTLRCRSKTNLTSSLTSEFYKDGLPIGSSSTGNMTILSVSKSDEGLYKCNISGAGQSKNSWLAVRAGHPESFHSSLAHILLPVVGVCVLLALVSLCLWRIYKGKSSSDLSYTDVIITQEVPPKRDREMDDVATFYSTIKPGAT